The DNA region CCGTTCGGCTGCCACCAACACTTCTGCCATCACCTGCCCCAATCGGAAAATCAGGCGGTTCAGGGTATCGCCCACCAAGCCTGTTACCCGCGCACTCACTTCCGCTTCGATCGTCAGGTCGCCATCTTCTACCGCAGACACCACATCCAGCAAATGCTCAACTTCGTGCTGCAGCGCCTGACTTTCCTCGTACAGGGTTGCCGTTCGTTCTGCTACCCGCTGTTCCAGTTCTTTGTTGATGGTTTCCAGGGCGGTAAAGGTTTCTCGCAGTTGTTGCATCATCTGGTTAAACGATCGCGACAATACCCGCAATTCACCAAATCCTTCGACGGCCACAGTTTGATCCAGGTTCCCACTCGCGATCGCCTGAGAAGCCTGACTTAAGCGCACCAGAGGATCGGTTAGCCAGCGGGATGCAAGCAGCCCCAACAGGGTGGAAAGTACCAGTGCTGCACTGCACAGGGCGATCGTGTTGCGGGTATTGGCATTAATCTGCGCCATAAAATCAGACTCTGCCGTAACTACCACAATTCGCCAGTCTAGGCCCCATTTATCCTTCCAGGGCATGACCTTGACAAAGTAGCGTTCTCCCTTAAAGTCAAAGCTCCTGAGTTCGCTGTCCTTAATATTTCCAGGTACTCCAAAGGATGTTTTCAAATATTCAGCGGTCGCCCGGATCAGAGGATTAGAACTTTTTTCAGCGGACACTCGCTGCGGTTTCCCCGCTTTTAGTGTGTAAGCTGGCTCCTTCCCTGAACTGGCCACAATTAAACCATTTTGCTCGACAATGAATACTTTGGCAGACGGACTGATATTCAATGTGTTGAGAAAATTACTAATCTGGGTCAGAATTAAATCAACCCCAATCACACCAAGAAATTCTCCGCCAGTGCTATAAACCGGGAAACTAGATGAAATTGACATAATTTCAGGCTTGTCTTCCCATTGGTAGATCTGAGTCCAGAGGGGATTACCCAACCGTGCCGCTTCAGCATACCAGGCTTCTTCTCGGGGATCGTAGGTTTTAACGGCATCTAATTTGGTACGGTTACCCTGCCGATCGGTTTGATACACATGCAGCTTACCCTGGGTCGCTGACTGAGACACCTCATTAATCAGCAAATTGCCATTATCTAACCGTTCTACACCGATAAATTCACCGTCTTTATTGGCAAAGTTGCTATAGCCAATATTAAAAACCTTCATTTGTTTCCAGAAGTATTTTCCCAATCGGTTGAAATCCTGCAGATCAATCATGCCCAGATTGATCGCATCCAGGTTGATCTGGTTAATTTGATGGGGCACACTCAAGTAAGCATCCAGGTGAGTTGAAACACGCTTACCGGCCTCTGTTTGCAATTGCCCGGCCAGTTCGTTAACAGCCTGCTGGCCATTACGAATAGATAGCCAGCCCGTGAGTCCAACAGCGGCGACGATCGGTACAA from Leptodesmis sichuanensis A121 includes:
- a CDS encoding methyl-accepting chemotaxis protein; the encoded protein is MTTLQPESTVGSHLSQTTSISIPPKTSRVAALDLRDKVSIRVLTVTAFVVPIVAAVGLTGWLSIRNGQQAVNELAGQLQTEAGKRVSTHLDAYLSVPHQINQINLDAINLGMIDLQDFNRLGKYFWKQMKVFNIGYSNFANKDGEFIGVERLDNGNLLINEVSQSATQGKLHVYQTDRQGNRTKLDAVKTYDPREEAWYAEAARLGNPLWTQIYQWEDKPEIMSISSSFPVYSTGGEFLGVIGVDLILTQISNFLNTLNISPSAKVFIVEQNGLIVASSGKEPAYTLKAGKPQRVSAEKSSNPLIRATAEYLKTSFGVPGNIKDSELRSFDFKGERYFVKVMPWKDKWGLDWRIVVVTAESDFMAQINANTRNTIALCSAALVLSTLLGLLASRWLTDPLVRLSQASQAIASGNLDQTVAVEGFGELRVLSRSFNQMMQQLRETFTALETINKELEQRVAERTATLYEESQALQHEVEHLLDVVSAVEDGDLTIEAEVSARVTGLVGDTLNRLIFRLGQVMAEVLVAAERVTHGTAYLEQLAVVVADRVQQQFQLVSQVQTLMEEVNNQAQAAKSQAIATDEAVQLTQAAIDQGQQEITAMTQGIQGLQQETDQIVKRTQTLTNYVELATQFVKDQKRIAAMTRILAVNAAMLSNRAAVQQDPEQMAVIIREFETIASQVSQLSTQTSDSLALLQQRTDQLQTVVSGLNYDVEGITQQVEHFMVGVEQSQQAFNTIQSVSGQVAKMGQQVAQSSQTIANAAQTTLQSVRNISTISGETLSQADITKEQAQQMDQLARTLLRNVEFFHLSPEHYSFPLSKSELSAERSGSDRAIQNGASTVQSPPDDGA